Proteins co-encoded in one Saprospira grandis genomic window:
- a CDS encoding terpene synthase family protein, with protein sequence MFYAKMLSISALPQPALPKNNQTVLSKAKERAQSLGLYLDGLYLGHHDMSAFLFPYADEDRLIDASLMASLLYYIDDLFGEDSQTRYLFDLESFKAAWERGEQPAARDEVEQRLYAVVAQLGADFRAKTSAAFLTFYQGYLYMHLDHSLQPCLYANSQEYIDSRVHFGGMYPTILLIEYCANQYLSPEMHANLDLLAAQEALALIGAISNDLISYPKEKHSQFNLINVYLATGEAESLPQAIQKTILYVNQLHKDYQAALARFEAIGQAEPFVKQYVEYMNNMLAACYHWQLHSQRYKHPEHILEELKVG encoded by the coding sequence ATGTTTTACGCAAAAATGTTAAGCATTTCGGCTTTACCTCAGCCGGCACTCCCTAAAAACAACCAAACCGTATTAAGTAAGGCAAAAGAAAGAGCTCAATCTCTGGGTTTATATTTAGATGGGCTTTATTTGGGCCATCATGATATGTCTGCCTTTCTTTTTCCCTATGCAGATGAAGATCGTTTGATAGATGCAAGCTTGATGGCTAGTTTGCTCTATTACATAGATGATCTATTTGGAGAAGACAGCCAGACCCGATATTTATTTGATTTGGAAAGCTTTAAGGCCGCTTGGGAGCGGGGCGAACAGCCTGCTGCAAGAGATGAAGTTGAGCAGCGTTTATATGCTGTTGTAGCCCAATTGGGGGCTGACTTTAGGGCTAAGACATCAGCAGCTTTTTTGACCTTTTATCAGGGGTACCTTTATATGCATTTGGACCATAGTCTGCAGCCCTGTTTATATGCGAATAGTCAGGAGTATATAGATTCTAGGGTTCATTTTGGAGGCATGTACCCCACCATTCTGCTTATTGAGTATTGTGCAAATCAGTATTTATCGCCAGAAATGCATGCAAATTTAGATCTTTTGGCGGCACAAGAAGCTTTGGCCTTAATTGGGGCTATTTCTAATGATTTGATTTCTTACCCCAAAGAAAAGCATAGCCAATTCAATCTGATCAATGTGTATTTGGCCACAGGAGAGGCGGAGAGCTTGCCCCAGGCTATCCAGAAAACTATTCTCTACGTCAATCAGTTACATAAGGATTATCAGGCAGCCTTGGCGCGATTTGAAGCCATAGGCCAAGCCGAACCCTTTGTTAAGCAATATGTAGAATATATGAACAATATGTTGGCCGCCTGCTACCATTGGCAGTTGCACAGCCAGCGTTATAAGCATCCAGAACATATATTAGAGGAGCTAAAAGTGGGCTAG
- a CDS encoding DUF3298 and DUF4163 domain-containing protein — protein MRYLLGSCCLFCLFFVACQSDQPAAVVDSKASLAVERDAGPGFQLQVSGDTADYEQIVLAREVEPFGEEAQVTQIRLSYPKITDFKAKEVKDSINAVIYEIMLLNDAGEIAYDNLQQRLDAFIREYEMAKEEMKKQLVLPNRWTCEVEIKVVLNSNRILSLQLHEANFTGGAHPNSYTRYFNFDLKTAKLLALEDIFVEGYQQELLQTAERYFRMAREIPADKPMGETAYEFPSGRFLLPRNFALGKTGIAFCFNPYDIAPYSMGTIEFELPYQAILPILRQEAVL, from the coding sequence ATGCGATATTTATTAGGAAGTTGTTGCTTGTTTTGCCTTTTTTTCGTGGCTTGTCAGTCAGATCAGCCGGCGGCGGTAGTGGATAGCAAGGCGAGTTTGGCGGTAGAGCGAGATGCTGGGCCGGGTTTTCAGTTGCAGGTTTCGGGAGATACGGCAGATTATGAGCAGATTGTTTTGGCCAGAGAGGTAGAGCCCTTTGGGGAGGAGGCGCAGGTGACGCAGATTCGGTTGAGTTATCCGAAGATTACGGATTTTAAGGCTAAGGAAGTGAAAGACAGCATCAATGCGGTGATTTATGAAATCATGTTGCTCAATGATGCGGGGGAGATTGCTTATGATAATTTGCAGCAGCGATTGGATGCTTTTATACGGGAGTATGAGATGGCCAAGGAGGAGATGAAAAAGCAGTTAGTTTTGCCTAATCGTTGGACCTGTGAGGTAGAGATCAAGGTTGTTTTGAACAGCAATCGGATTTTATCTTTGCAATTGCATGAGGCCAACTTTACGGGGGGCGCGCATCCGAACAGCTACACCCGTTACTTCAACTTTGACTTGAAAACGGCCAAGTTGCTGGCCTTAGAAGACATCTTTGTAGAGGGCTATCAGCAAGAACTATTGCAGACAGCCGAGCGATATTTTCGGATGGCTCGGGAGATTCCGGCAGACAAACCGATGGGAGAGACCGCTTATGAGTTTCCTTCGGGGCGTTTTTTATTGCCGAGGAACTTTGCTTTGGGGAAAACGGGCATTGCTTTTTGTTTTAACCCTTATGACATTGCGCCCTATTCTATGGGAACGATAGAATTTGAGTTGCCTTATCAGGCCATCTTGCCAATTTTGAGACAAGAGGCTGTTTTATAG
- the rimO gene encoding 30S ribosomal protein S12 methylthiotransferase RimO: MKTKKIGKDKVNVITMGCSKNMVDSEILMHQLRVNDFEVSHDSEEDDSDIIIINTCGFIDRAKEESINAILAYADEKAEGNIEKLYVTGCLSERYKEDLQKEIPEVDAFFGTLELPALLEKLEADYRQDLLGERMLMTPPHYAYVKISEGCNRTCSFCAIPLMRGKHISKPIEDLVQEVKGLVKNGVKEIMLIAQELTYYGLDIYKERRLAQLLHALNDIDGLEWIRLHYAYPSKFPSDVFDAIRELPKVCNYLDMPLQHINTEVLKRMRRQIDRQGTKEVIEEARRRVPGIAVRTTFLVGFPGETEEEFEDLLAFIEEMRFERVGVFQYSHEENTLAHQLEDNISPEVKTERANRLMQAQQAISFELNQEKIGQKLKVLVDRIEGGYFVARSEFDSPEVDNEVLIEMQENDYLRLGDFAWVEITDATEYDLFAKILPKEK; the protein is encoded by the coding sequence ATGAAAACCAAAAAGATAGGAAAGGATAAGGTCAATGTGATCACCATGGGTTGCTCCAAAAATATGGTCGACTCCGAAATCCTTATGCACCAACTCCGCGTCAACGATTTTGAGGTCAGCCACGATAGCGAAGAGGATGATTCAGATATTATTATTATCAATACTTGCGGCTTTATCGATAGAGCCAAAGAAGAATCTATCAATGCTATCCTCGCCTATGCCGACGAAAAAGCAGAGGGCAATATCGAAAAGCTATACGTAACGGGTTGCCTCTCCGAACGCTATAAAGAGGACCTCCAAAAAGAAATCCCCGAAGTAGACGCCTTTTTTGGTACCCTAGAACTCCCCGCCCTACTCGAAAAACTAGAGGCCGATTATCGTCAAGATTTATTAGGCGAACGCATGCTCATGACTCCCCCGCATTATGCCTATGTCAAAATCTCAGAAGGCTGTAACCGTACCTGCTCTTTCTGTGCTATCCCCCTCATGCGTGGCAAACACATTTCTAAACCTATCGAGGATTTGGTCCAAGAGGTAAAAGGCTTGGTCAAAAATGGCGTGAAGGAAATTATGCTGATCGCCCAAGAACTGACCTACTATGGCCTCGATATTTATAAGGAACGCCGCCTAGCTCAGCTCCTACATGCCCTCAATGATATTGATGGCCTAGAATGGATCCGCCTGCACTATGCCTACCCCTCTAAGTTCCCCAGCGATGTTTTTGACGCTATCCGAGAATTACCCAAAGTCTGTAATTATCTGGATATGCCCCTGCAACATATCAATACAGAGGTGCTCAAAAGAATGCGCCGCCAAATCGATCGCCAAGGAACCAAAGAAGTGATCGAGGAAGCCCGCCGCCGAGTGCCCGGTATTGCCGTACGCACCACTTTCCTCGTCGGCTTCCCCGGCGAAACCGAAGAAGAGTTTGAAGACCTACTCGCCTTTATCGAAGAAATGCGCTTCGAAAGAGTAGGCGTTTTCCAATACTCTCATGAAGAAAACACCCTGGCCCACCAACTAGAAGACAACATCAGCCCTGAGGTAAAAACCGAACGCGCCAACCGCCTTATGCAGGCCCAACAAGCCATTTCCTTTGAACTGAACCAAGAAAAAATTGGCCAAAAACTCAAAGTATTGGTCGACCGCATAGAAGGTGGCTACTTTGTAGCCCGTAGCGAGTTCGACTCTCCCGAAGTAGATAATGAGGTCCTTATCGAAATGCAAGAAAATGACTACCTTCGCCTTGGAGACTTTGCCTGGGTAGAAATTACCGATGCTACCGAATACGACCTCTTCGCAAAGATTCTCCCTAAAGAAAAATAA
- the accD gene encoding acetyl-CoA carboxylase, carboxyltransferase subunit beta, translating into MSWFKRDNKGITTSTREKKEAPEGIWHQCGKCQHRVTVKDLRENLYVCPSCNHHERLGSGDYFELFFDDGKYKELFDNIAAVDSINFVDLKPYTERLEAARKKTGLVDALSVAKGKVQKNDLVIAAMDFSFIGGSMGAVTGEKIAKAIDYCIKHRCAFMIISKSGGARMMESAFSLMQMAKVSAKLTQLADARLPYLSFMTDPTTGGVTASFAMLGDFNFSEPGALIGFAGPRIVKETIKVKELPEGFQRAESLLHNGFLDFIVERKDLKDKVGDILTLFKKI; encoded by the coding sequence ATGAGTTGGTTTAAAAGAGACAATAAAGGTATTACTACCTCTACCCGAGAAAAGAAAGAAGCCCCAGAAGGTATTTGGCACCAATGCGGAAAATGCCAACACCGGGTTACCGTAAAAGACCTTAGAGAAAATCTCTATGTTTGCCCTAGCTGTAATCATCATGAACGCCTAGGCTCTGGCGACTACTTTGAACTCTTCTTTGATGATGGAAAATACAAGGAGCTATTTGATAATATCGCCGCTGTAGATTCTATCAACTTTGTAGACCTTAAACCCTATACCGAACGCCTAGAAGCCGCCCGCAAAAAAACAGGCCTAGTCGATGCCCTTAGCGTAGCCAAGGGAAAGGTCCAAAAAAATGACCTCGTTATTGCCGCTATGGATTTCTCTTTTATTGGAGGTTCTATGGGCGCTGTAACTGGAGAAAAAATTGCCAAGGCAATTGATTACTGTATCAAACACCGTTGCGCTTTCATGATTATCTCTAAGTCTGGTGGCGCCCGCATGATGGAATCAGCATTTTCTCTCATGCAAATGGCCAAAGTATCAGCCAAACTTACTCAATTAGCCGATGCCCGCCTGCCCTACCTTTCTTTTATGACCGACCCCACCACTGGAGGCGTTACTGCTTCTTTTGCTATGTTGGGCGACTTTAATTTCTCAGAACCCGGCGCCCTGATTGGCTTTGCCGGCCCCCGTATCGTTAAAGAAACCATTAAGGTTAAGGAATTGCCCGAAGGCTTCCAGAGAGCAGAGTCTCTTCTCCATAATGGCTTCCTCGATTTTATTGTGGAACGCAAAGACCTTAAAGATAAGGTGGGCGATATCCTTACCCTCTTTAAAAAAATCTAA
- a CDS encoding RapZ C-terminal domain-containing protein translates to MNQTILELYQEHFGEAAQHIQALPLSGSDRKYYRLSSPNGQALGVENPAEEENLAFVSFTQSFLDLALPVPKLLGQSLPQNCYLIEDLGPNTLLQSLEEARKNGEGHFPDRFYNYYKNALIALLDMQLEGHKKIDYSLAYPKADFDKQSMQWDCQSFKYWYLLPAKLPFEAEALEQDFERLVDFLAQAPANYFMFRDFQARNIMIKEEQPYFIDYQGGRRGPLQYDLVSLLFQAKAQLSNKDRQRLQQAYFQALKAREPHWDRQEFERYYLGFVLLRSLQVLGAYGFKGHYQKKGHFLASIPFALENIRWLLEQDLLPLPELNRLLKALIRQPKEQLPKPKEQALRLHISSFSYKRGLPEDPTGGHGAGFIFDCRFIHNPGRYAPYKKKTGLDEEVKLFLVEDGEIEQFLAQIFPIIERAIQKYLDRGHSDLGVHFGCTGGQHRSVYSAERLRQFLQSRFGPELDLRLQHRERPHWPK, encoded by the coding sequence ATGAATCAAACTATACTCGAGCTTTATCAGGAGCATTTTGGCGAGGCGGCCCAGCACATTCAAGCACTGCCTCTTTCTGGCTCCGACCGAAAATACTATCGTCTTTCTTCGCCCAATGGCCAAGCGCTAGGGGTCGAAAACCCCGCAGAAGAAGAGAACTTAGCTTTTGTCTCTTTTACCCAAAGTTTTCTGGATTTGGCCTTGCCTGTACCCAAACTACTGGGCCAATCCTTGCCGCAAAACTGCTACTTAATAGAGGATTTGGGCCCCAACACCTTGCTTCAAAGCCTAGAAGAGGCCCGCAAAAATGGCGAGGGGCATTTTCCCGATCGTTTTTACAACTACTATAAAAATGCCCTGATTGCCTTGCTCGATATGCAGCTAGAGGGCCATAAGAAAATAGATTATAGCTTGGCCTATCCCAAGGCCGACTTTGACAAGCAATCTATGCAATGGGATTGCCAGTCGTTTAAGTATTGGTATTTGTTACCCGCCAAACTCCCTTTTGAAGCCGAAGCTTTAGAGCAGGATTTTGAGCGCTTGGTCGATTTTCTGGCCCAAGCTCCCGCCAACTATTTCATGTTTCGAGATTTTCAGGCTAGGAACATCATGATCAAAGAGGAGCAGCCTTATTTTATTGATTATCAGGGTGGCCGCCGTGGTCCTTTGCAATACGATTTGGTATCTTTGCTTTTTCAGGCCAAGGCGCAGCTCTCGAATAAAGACCGTCAGCGTTTGCAGCAGGCCTATTTTCAGGCGCTCAAAGCGCGAGAGCCGCATTGGGACCGCCAAGAGTTTGAGCGCTATTATTTGGGCTTTGTGCTCTTGCGTAGTTTGCAGGTGTTGGGCGCTTATGGCTTTAAGGGGCATTACCAAAAGAAGGGGCATTTTTTGGCCAGTATACCCTTTGCACTCGAAAATATTCGCTGGTTGCTCGAGCAAGATTTGTTGCCTTTGCCAGAGCTCAATCGCTTGCTCAAGGCCCTCATTCGGCAGCCAAAAGAGCAGCTGCCCAAGCCCAAAGAACAGGCGCTCCGTCTGCATATTTCTTCTTTTTCCTATAAAAGAGGCTTGCCCGAGGACCCCACGGGCGGACATGGAGCGGGCTTTATCTTCGATTGCCGATTTATCCATAATCCTGGCCGCTATGCTCCCTACAAGAAGAAAACGGGCCTAGATGAGGAGGTTAAACTCTTTTTGGTAGAAGATGGCGAAATCGAGCAGTTCTTAGCGCAGATTTTCCCCATTATTGAGCGGGCCATACAAAAGTATCTGGATCGTGGACATTCCGACTTAGGAGTTCATTTTGGTTGCACGGGCGGCCAACATCGCTCGGTCTATTCTGCCGAGCGTTTGCGGCAGTTTTTGCAAAGTCGTTTTGGTCCAGAACTCGACCTTCGTTTGCAGCATCGAGAACGTCCTCATTGGCCAAAATAG
- a CDS encoding STAS/SEC14 domain-containing protein has translation MIKSTVVVPYVTAVEDIKEHIQTVHQHFGKNIYYLSDSRQLKSSSTAVRKYLAEHGDVAAAAILVGSALTAMIANIFISFNRPAYPNKIFSSEADAMAWLVEQGAIAPKN, from the coding sequence ATGATTAAGTCAACGGTTGTTGTTCCTTATGTTACAGCAGTAGAAGATATAAAAGAGCATATTCAAACGGTACATCAACATTTTGGAAAGAATATCTACTACCTATCCGATAGTCGCCAATTAAAGTCTTCTAGCACAGCCGTAAGAAAATATCTGGCAGAACATGGGGATGTAGCCGCTGCTGCAATTCTTGTAGGAAGTGCTTTAACAGCAATGATCGCAAATATATTTATTAGCTTTAATCGACCCGCTTACCCCAACAAGATATTCAGCTCTGAAGCAGATGCCATGGCTTGGTTAGTAGAACAGGGGGCGATAGCTCCAAAAAACTAG
- a CDS encoding STAS/SEC14 domain-containing protein, translating to MNMIMTPLGKVEQLSENLIKVTTVLKKATDIKLVQRHVEEIEEHFGIDHYYLSDPRSLLSTTLEVRQYLANQKEIKAIAVLVKNGTTAMLANMFVSFSRPLYPTKVFKDETKAIAWLVEQGANAPKK from the coding sequence ATGAATATGATAATGACTCCTTTAGGCAAAGTAGAGCAACTATCTGAAAACCTTATTAAGGTTACAACAGTATTGAAAAAAGCAACAGATATTAAGCTTGTACAGAGGCATGTAGAGGAGATAGAAGAACATTTTGGAATAGATCATTATTATCTCTCAGATCCTCGTAGTCTTCTTTCTACCACCTTAGAGGTCCGTCAATATTTAGCCAATCAAAAAGAGATTAAAGCAATAGCGGTTCTAGTTAAAAATGGAACAACAGCTATGCTGGCCAATATGTTTGTTAGTTTTAGCCGGCCCTTATACCCAACTAAAGTCTTTAAGGATGAGACAAAAGCTATAGCTTGGCTGGTAGAGCAGGGGGCTAATGCGCCTAAAAAATAA
- a CDS encoding STAS/SEC14 domain-containing protein: MKKVVTPLGEAYQLSDNLVKSVTLLDKVNDLEVVKEHIRLLRAEYGEGLYYLSDTRLVKHANLEVRKYLAKHSRAKAAAILAINSTTIMFSNLFISFSRPPYPTKLFKEEADAIAWLVEQGAEAPKK; encoded by the coding sequence ATGAAAAAAGTAGTTACTCCATTAGGAGAAGCTTACCAATTGTCGGATAACCTAGTTAAGTCAGTTACTCTACTAGATAAAGTAAATGATTTAGAAGTTGTGAAAGAACATATTCGGTTATTAAGAGCTGAATATGGAGAGGGTTTATATTATCTATCCGATACACGTCTTGTAAAGCATGCGAACTTAGAAGTTCGAAAATATTTGGCTAAGCACAGCAGGGCAAAAGCAGCAGCTATATTAGCTATAAATAGTACAACAATTATGTTTAGCAACCTATTTATATCTTTTAGTCGGCCTCCCTATCCAACAAAACTTTTTAAAGAGGAAGCAGATGCGATTGCTTGGTTGGTAGAGCAAGGGGCCGAGGCCCCAAAAAAATAA
- a CDS encoding STAS/SEC14 domain-containing protein, with the protein MKKEVNTDLARVWALSPNLMKEVYYRTKANDIALVREHIRLCHETFGLKKYYITDIRLLKSASREAREYLRDYSGAAAAAIIVGGGLSKMLGNMYMSFSKPLYPTRIFRDEKKAIAWLVEQGAEAPKNMQR; encoded by the coding sequence ATGAAAAAGGAGGTAAACACAGACTTAGCGAGAGTATGGGCCTTGAGTCCAAATTTGATGAAAGAGGTCTATTATAGAACAAAAGCCAATGATATAGCGCTAGTGCGAGAGCATATTCGGCTTTGTCATGAGACATTTGGGCTAAAAAAATATTATATTACGGACATTCGCCTGCTAAAGTCGGCCTCTAGAGAAGCCCGAGAGTACTTGCGGGATTATTCTGGGGCAGCGGCGGCAGCTATTATTGTGGGAGGAGGTTTATCCAAAATGCTAGGCAATATGTACATGAGTTTTAGTAAACCCCTTTACCCTACTCGAATTTTTCGGGATGAGAAAAAGGCCATAGCTTGGTTGGTAGAGCAAGGGGCAGAGGCGCCAAAAAATATGCAGAGATGA